Genomic DNA from Cloeon dipterum chromosome 3, ieCloDipt1.1, whole genome shotgun sequence:
CGGAAAAAACCTTATTTTTGGTGTGCAAAAATTTTCCCCATTCCTCCAAATCCAGGGTGCCTAagattattgttgtttttaatattaaaacaaacggactttcatttttccaattaatatACCTTCTTCAGCAGAACGGTGCTGCGGGTCATCCTTGGGTGCGTAGACGAGTTGCAGGACGAGAGGACGCCGCGTGACGATTCCGGTGCCGCGGGGCAGGAAGGACCTGCCTACCAAACTCTCGATCACAGAGCTCTTGCCCGAACTCTGAAATATTCAAggtgaattcattttttactcttttattAGGGCAAAGTTCGTGGATGGCCGAACTAACCTGAGTGCCGACGACCACGATCTGCGGCAACTGGATGGCGTCCGCGCCGACCGTGTTGAACACGTCTTGCAGCTTGTTGACCACGGGGATCAGCGCTTCCATCGCGCCGACGAAAGGGACAAGACAGAGCGACCTGAAAACCAGACGACCTGTGGTGTACACCCCAATTCGGCGACAAtagatttttctttgtgaTTGCCCTCTTCGAATTCGGGCCAGAGAAGTGATGAGGACTGCAGCGAcgccattatttaatttaaagtcgCTGCATTCTCTGCgggtatttcaattttgagggaCTCAAGATGGCCGATTTACTCGTCCTCGTTCTATTTGTTTGGTTCAGCTTTGTTAGAAGACCAGCTGATGTCGCCCTAGTCGCACTCATAACCATTATTATACTGGCTCACTCCTATTTCGCGGGCATGAGCAAGCTGTTCGGCGGCCACTCACTATTGGCGGGTCAATCGCTgatttcagccaatcagaggcaaCCAACGCGTAGCTTAACTCTTTGTTGGCGGACACTGATTAGCTAAAAACGCTCGATCTGCCAGTAGTGAGTAGCCGCAGCACTTCCAACAAAAGCTAAACTTGATTGTTACTCCCCCTTCCATGCGCATCTTTACTCCTCCCCTCCATTAAAACTTTCCGAGCCTGCCAGCTGCTTGATTTACAGCTGAATCCGAACTCGACTTCACTgacgaaaaatttgtttctagCCTTAAAAGACTAATCTCGAGTCAAAAATGTCGATTGCCCTCAGAAggtgagaaattttattttgccttaaACTATGCTAGTTTTCTGTAGCGAGTTTCTTAAAACCATCCATGaatccaagaaaaaaattaaagggacTCTAGAACAAAcaacaaactattttttattttgtacattCCAGATTAATGGCCTGCCCAGGCCTTCATCGTGGGGCCTTCGGCGGCGTGATGGGCCCGCAAATCCGAACGGTCGTTCTGCGCTCGCAGCCGGCCGCCGTCAAGACAGCAGAGGACTTCTTTGAGAAGAACGAGCGGCTGAAGAGGCCGATGTCTCCTCACCTGACCATTTACAAGCCACAGATCACCTCGATGCTGTCCATTTCGCACCGCATCACCGGTATCGCCGTCACGGGCTACGTGTACGCCTTCAGCATTGGAATGATGTGCCTGCCGGCCTCGTTCCCGCATTACTGCGCCGCGCTGGCCACCGCCAGTCCCGCCCTGCTGTTCTCGGCCAAGTTCTTGCTCGCCTTCCCCTTCGCCTACCACACATGCAACGGCGTCAGGCATTTGGTAAAGGATTTATTACATACAAAGTCAGGTGGAAGAATTAAttggactgatttttggtTTCTTTTGTAGGTGTGGGACTTGGCTAAGGGCTTGGAAATCAGCCAGGTCTACAAGACTGGCTACACCATGTTGGCCGCCACCATCCTCCTCACCCTGGCTCTCCTCTCCTGCTGAGCTAGTGTAAAATTAGCTGTTGATCTGGATCAGAAGGAGCCACTAGttctgtaaataatatatttaataaaaacaaaaatggaattctCACTCAGTTActatattgtaattttttattgttaccGATTCAAAAACATTAGTCAACCCTAGTCAAAATgatatgtaataattttaaagaccaTATTAAGAGATAAAAGCGCCTTCAAAAATTCGTTGAATGTATGAATTTCCTCCCATAAGAGCCTCATTTCATGTTATTATCCTTGTAGTATATTTTTCTCCTTGTTCTGCTACCGATTATTTGATGTCTGTCAcataaaaagttgatttaaactgCATTAATGGCGagtaaaaaaaccaaaatcggagAAAACGGCGAAAAAttctttgcttgaaaaatcCTCTACGCTGTATTGGCCAACACAAACGCGCATGCGCGCGCATG
This window encodes:
- the LOC135939260 gene encoding succinate dehydrogenase cytochrome b560 subunit, mitochondrial-like; this encodes MSIALRRLMACPGLHRGAFGGVMGPQIRTVVLRSQPAAVKTAEDFFEKNERLKRPMSPHLTIYKPQITSMLSISHRITGIAVTGYVYAFSIGMMCLPASFPHYCAALATASPALLFSAKFLLAFPFAYHTCNGVRHLVWDLAKGLEISQVYKTGYTMLAATILLTLALLSC